From a single Mycolicibacterium moriokaense genomic region:
- a CDS encoding wax ester/triacylglycerol synthase domain-containing protein, giving the protein MTEFMRSSDAFTWGMESDPRLRSTVVTVVMLDRSPDWDEVRDRFDIVSRAVPMVRQRVVPSPAPAPPRWEYAPDFDLGFHMRRVTAPAPGTIDTVLEMARVAAMADFDRARPLWTATLIDGLENNRAAMVLKFHHALTDGVGGVQIGMILFDLSEAPERHDLGHALPDATPPQRLRGYRDTARYGAGLMVDALTGTLKNAPKLIADSILRPVDTVSSAAELAASVYRTMRPVSRRGSSLMSKRSLIRKLDVLEVPFAQLRAAAHRGGGALNDAFVAGVAGGLRLYHEKHGVTVGDLHLTMPISLREEGHEMGGNHITLMRFDVPVGMADPEERIREIRDRTAKVRHEKSLPYTQWIAGALNMMPRWYIGSILRNIDFLCSDVPGIPVPVFLGGAKVLTQYAFGPTIGAAVNVTLLTYVDVCTLGIDVDTGAIPDPDVFMDSLAAGFDEVLALGSDHV; this is encoded by the coding sequence ATGACCGAATTCATGCGAAGCAGCGACGCCTTCACCTGGGGCATGGAAAGCGATCCTCGGTTACGTTCCACGGTGGTCACGGTGGTCATGCTCGACCGATCGCCGGATTGGGACGAGGTCCGCGATCGCTTCGACATCGTTTCGCGTGCCGTACCGATGGTGCGCCAGCGTGTAGTTCCGTCGCCGGCGCCGGCGCCACCGAGATGGGAATACGCCCCGGACTTCGACCTGGGGTTCCACATGCGTAGGGTGACGGCGCCCGCACCCGGCACCATCGACACAGTGCTGGAGATGGCGCGGGTCGCGGCCATGGCGGACTTCGACCGCGCTCGCCCCCTGTGGACGGCCACGCTGATCGACGGACTCGAAAACAACCGTGCAGCGATGGTTCTCAAGTTCCACCACGCGCTGACCGACGGAGTTGGGGGCGTCCAGATCGGGATGATTCTCTTCGATCTGTCCGAGGCTCCTGAGCGGCACGACCTTGGTCACGCCTTGCCTGACGCAACCCCGCCGCAGCGGCTGCGAGGCTACCGGGACACGGCGCGATACGGCGCCGGTTTGATGGTGGACGCGCTGACGGGCACGCTGAAGAATGCTCCGAAGTTGATTGCCGACAGCATTCTGCGGCCAGTGGACACGGTTTCGTCGGCGGCCGAGTTGGCCGCCTCGGTCTACCGCACCATGCGTCCCGTGAGCCGCAGGGGCTCCTCGCTGATGAGCAAGCGCAGCCTCATCCGAAAGCTCGACGTGCTCGAGGTCCCGTTCGCACAGCTGCGGGCGGCCGCTCATCGGGGCGGCGGTGCATTGAACGACGCGTTCGTTGCGGGCGTCGCCGGAGGGCTTCGCCTATACCACGAAAAGCACGGCGTCACGGTCGGCGACCTTCACCTGACGATGCCCATCAGCCTGCGCGAAGAGGGGCACGAAATGGGCGGCAACCATATCACCCTCATGCGGTTCGACGTGCCGGTCGGCATGGCCGATCCCGAGGAGCGAATCCGTGAGATCCGCGACAGGACCGCCAAGGTACGCCACGAGAAGTCGCTGCCGTACACGCAATGGATCGCCGGGGCGCTGAACATGATGCCTCGCTGGTACATCGGTTCGATCCTGCGCAATATCGACTTCCTGTGCAGCGACGTACCGGGGATACCCGTGCCCGTGTTCCTCGGTGGCGCGAAGGTGTTGACACAGTACGCATTCGGCCCGACGATCGGCGCGGCCGTCAACGTCACGTTGTTGACATATGTAGATGTGTGCACGCTGGGCATCGATGTGGACACGGGCGCGATTCCCGACCCCGACGTGTTCATGGACAGCCTCGCCGCGGGCTTCGACGAGGTGTTGGCCCTTGGCTCGGACCATGTCTAG
- a CDS encoding 2Fe-2S iron-sulfur cluster-binding protein — protein MTIRIEIDGHLVSTDEGEILVDVAAKAGVYIPTLCYLKGKPCLGTCRVCSVKVNGVVVAACTVRVSDGMHVEVDEPETADTRKALVELLFAEGNHNCPSCEKSGRCTLQAVAYEVDMLVSRFPYHFPVRERDHASDNIWLERDRCIFCQRCVEFVRDETTGEKIFSISGRGSESRIEVDTDRANAMPSEQVRYAVEICPVGAILKKGVGFDVPIGRRKYEVRTVRERALNPSDESDAP, from the coding sequence ATGACCATCCGCATCGAGATCGATGGACACCTGGTGTCGACCGACGAGGGCGAAATCCTGGTCGATGTCGCCGCCAAGGCGGGTGTGTACATCCCAACGCTGTGCTACCTCAAGGGAAAACCGTGCCTCGGTACCTGCCGGGTGTGTTCGGTCAAGGTGAACGGCGTCGTGGTCGCGGCGTGCACGGTTCGCGTCTCGGACGGTATGCACGTCGAGGTCGACGAGCCGGAGACGGCTGATACCCGAAAGGCATTGGTGGAATTGCTTTTCGCCGAAGGCAACCACAATTGCCCGAGTTGCGAGAAGAGCGGTCGTTGCACGCTACAGGCCGTCGCCTACGAGGTAGACATGCTGGTCTCCCGTTTCCCGTACCACTTCCCGGTTCGCGAACGGGACCACGCGTCGGACAACATTTGGCTGGAGCGCGATCGTTGCATCTTCTGTCAGCGCTGTGTGGAATTCGTCCGCGACGAAACCACCGGGGAGAAGATCTTCAGCATCAGCGGCCGCGGCAGTGAGTCCCGGATCGAGGTCGATACCGACCGTGCGAACGCGATGCCCTCCGAGCAGGTTCGCTATGCCGTGGAGATCTGCCCTGTTGGTGCCATCCTGAAAAAGGGGGTCGGATTCGACGTCCCTATCGGTCGACGAAAGTATGAAGTCCGCACCGTCCGGGAACGGGCGCTTAATCCCTCAGATGAATCGGATGCACCGTGA
- a CDS encoding NADH-quinone oxidoreductase subunit B family protein yields MTEEIASHEMPSTPPDPALSTARRGKINVAMIGLCGCWGCTLSFLDMDERIVPLLARITIHRSSLTDIKRITQRCEIGFIEGGVANEENIETLRHFRNNCDVLISVGACAVWGGVPAMRNVFELKDCLSEAYINSPTAIPGAEPVIPSHPDIPRLTTKVYPCHEVVKMDHFIPGCPPDADAIFTVLDDLINGRPVALPRSVNHFD; encoded by the coding sequence GTGACCGAGGAAATCGCATCGCACGAAATGCCTTCGACGCCACCTGATCCAGCGTTGTCGACGGCACGGCGGGGCAAGATCAACGTGGCGATGATCGGTCTGTGTGGCTGCTGGGGATGCACCCTGTCGTTCCTCGACATGGACGAGCGAATCGTTCCACTCTTGGCGAGGATCACCATCCACCGATCCTCGCTCACCGATATCAAGCGAATCACGCAGCGATGCGAGATCGGATTCATCGAGGGTGGTGTCGCGAATGAGGAGAACATCGAAACGCTGCGGCATTTTCGCAACAACTGCGACGTCTTGATATCCGTCGGTGCCTGCGCCGTCTGGGGCGGCGTCCCTGCAATGCGCAATGTGTTCGAGCTGAAGGACTGTCTCTCCGAGGCGTACATCAATTCACCCACGGCGATACCGGGGGCCGAACCCGTCATCCCCTCCCATCCCGATATTCCCCGACTCACCACCAAGGTTTACCCCTGCCACGAAGTGGTCAAGATGGACCACTTCATTCCCGGCTGTCCGCCGGACGCCGACGCAATCTTCACGGTGCTCGACGACCTCATCAACGGTCGTCCCGTTGCGCTGCCGCGCTCGGTCAACCATTTCGACTGA
- a CDS encoding Ni/Fe hydrogenase subunit alpha, whose translation MSRKLIIDPVTRIEGHGKVTVHLDDDNNVVDARLHVVEFRGFEKFVQGHPFWEAPMLMQRICGICFVSHHLCGAKALDDMIGVGVKTEVGITRTAEKIRRLGHYAQMLQSHATAYFYLVVPEMMFGMDAAPEQRNLFGLIEADPALMRRVIMLRKWGQEVIKSVFGRRMHGISSVPGGVHKSLSRAECDRLLNGAEGLPSIDEIIDYAQDGLRVFYEFHDKHRSEVDGFANVPALNMSLVDVDGNVDYYHGTLRIVDKDKNVVRDIDYHDYLDHFSEAVEDWTYMKFPFLKDLGREDGSVRVGPLGRMNVTKSLSTPRAQEALERFHAYTDGSANNMTLHTNWARAIEVLHAAELIEGLLRDRDLQNEDLLVTPTADAWVGEGVGVVEAPRGTLLHHYRAGPEGDITFANLIVATTHNNQVINRTVHSVAEKYLQGRGEISEAMMNAIEVGIRAYDPCLSCATHAFGQMPLIVTVFDSAGNVINERARSASGS comes from the coding sequence GTGAGCAGAAAACTGATCATCGATCCCGTAACCCGAATCGAGGGTCACGGCAAGGTCACCGTGCACCTCGATGACGACAACAATGTCGTCGACGCGAGGCTGCATGTTGTCGAATTCCGTGGGTTCGAGAAATTCGTTCAGGGCCACCCATTCTGGGAGGCGCCGATGCTGATGCAGCGCATCTGCGGAATCTGCTTCGTCAGTCACCATCTGTGTGGCGCGAAAGCACTCGACGACATGATCGGCGTCGGGGTGAAGACGGAAGTCGGAATCACGCGGACTGCAGAGAAGATTCGCCGGCTCGGCCATTACGCGCAGATGCTGCAGTCGCATGCGACGGCATACTTCTATCTGGTCGTTCCCGAGATGATGTTCGGGATGGACGCCGCGCCCGAGCAGCGAAATCTGTTCGGCCTCATCGAAGCCGACCCAGCATTGATGCGGCGAGTGATAATGCTGCGCAAGTGGGGGCAGGAGGTCATCAAATCGGTCTTCGGCCGAAGAATGCATGGCATCAGCTCGGTGCCGGGAGGCGTCCACAAGAGCTTGAGCAGGGCCGAATGCGACCGACTGCTGAATGGCGCGGAGGGCCTCCCGTCGATCGACGAAATCATCGACTACGCACAGGACGGTCTTCGCGTCTTCTACGAATTCCACGACAAGCATCGAAGCGAGGTCGACGGTTTCGCCAACGTCCCTGCCCTGAACATGTCCCTTGTCGACGTCGACGGAAACGTGGACTACTACCACGGGACACTACGCATCGTCGACAAGGACAAGAACGTCGTCCGGGATATCGACTATCACGACTACCTGGACCATTTTTCGGAAGCGGTGGAGGACTGGACGTATATGAAGTTCCCCTTCCTGAAAGATCTTGGCAGGGAGGACGGCTCGGTAAGGGTAGGCCCGCTCGGGCGGATGAATGTCACCAAGTCTTTGTCGACGCCGCGCGCACAGGAGGCCCTCGAGCGTTTCCATGCGTATACCGACGGATCCGCCAACAACATGACATTGCACACCAACTGGGCACGGGCCATCGAAGTGCTCCATGCCGCCGAACTGATCGAGGGACTACTGCGCGACCGCGATCTGCAGAACGAGGATTTACTCGTAACCCCCACTGCCGACGCGTGGGTCGGTGAGGGCGTAGGTGTCGTCGAGGCTCCGCGCGGTACGTTGCTTCACCATTACCGTGCCGGTCCAGAAGGCGACATCACGTTTGCGAACCTGATCGTGGCGACCACGCACAACAATCAGGTCATCAACCGGACGGTGCATTCTGTAGCCGAGAAGTATCTGCAGGGGCGCGGTGAGATCTCTGAAGCGATGATGAACGCCATCGAGGTTGGGATTCGCGCATACGATCCATGTCTGAGCTGTGCGACGCACGCCTTCGGACAGATGCCGCTGATTGTCACCGTCTTTGATTCCGCCGGGAACGTGATCAACGAACGTGCTCGATCGGCATCCGGTTCATGA
- a CDS encoding NAD(P)H-dependent oxidoreductase subunit E, which translates to MNADIDTLLRRYGHDGTRLIDILWDVQHLYGYLPNDVLPQLAAGLNRSLLDIVETASFYHFFRSEPSGRHQIYLSNTVIAKMNGYQEVYDALERETGVRFGETDAKGMFGLFETPCIGLSDQEPAMMVDGVVFTRLTPDTVARIVAQLKTGKVAAEIANPAGLPDDDIAYVDALVESNVHTRGPVFFRGEPDYQTLLKNCLSRTPDEMIGAVIESGLRGYGGAGFRTGLKWQLCRAAPGDEKYVICNADEGEPGTFKDRALLTRSPLDVFMGMVIAAYATGSSHGIVYLRAEYVYLKRYLERQLQRLRDDGLLGSDIGGRTGFDFDIRIQMGAGSYVCGEESALIESCEGKRGTPRLKPPFPVQQGYLGKPTSVNNVETLAAATRVIEEGAQWFRRMGTPDSAGARLLSVAGDCDRPGVYEVQWGITLNEVLMMVGARDARAVQISGPSGECLSVAVDGRRRIAYEDIPCNGAVTVFNASRDLLDIARDYTKFFAEESCGICVPCRAGTVDLHDKLRLITVGTADHEDLDDLAGWGAVVKSASRCGLGVTAANPILTTMQKFPELYRKRLRSQEQALLPSFDLDGALAGYDEAVAELETDGTA; encoded by the coding sequence ATGAACGCGGACATCGATACCCTGCTCCGGCGCTACGGCCACGACGGAACGCGGCTGATCGACATTCTGTGGGATGTCCAGCATCTGTACGGCTACCTGCCCAACGACGTCCTGCCGCAGCTCGCGGCAGGGTTGAACCGGTCCCTTCTCGACATCGTGGAGACCGCGTCCTTCTATCACTTCTTCCGTAGCGAGCCGTCGGGGCGGCACCAGATCTACTTGAGCAACACGGTGATCGCCAAGATGAACGGCTATCAGGAGGTCTACGACGCGCTCGAGCGCGAGACCGGCGTCAGATTCGGAGAAACCGACGCAAAGGGGATGTTCGGCCTGTTCGAAACGCCATGCATCGGTCTCAGCGACCAGGAACCCGCGATGATGGTCGACGGCGTGGTGTTCACACGACTGACGCCGGATACCGTCGCACGCATCGTTGCGCAGTTGAAGACGGGGAAGGTCGCCGCCGAGATCGCGAACCCCGCGGGGCTACCCGATGACGACATCGCCTACGTCGACGCTCTGGTGGAGTCCAATGTCCACACGCGGGGGCCCGTGTTCTTCCGCGGCGAGCCGGATTACCAGACGTTGCTCAAGAACTGCCTCTCCCGTACTCCTGACGAGATGATCGGCGCAGTCATCGAATCCGGGCTACGGGGATACGGCGGCGCGGGGTTCCGAACCGGGCTCAAGTGGCAGCTGTGCCGCGCCGCGCCGGGCGACGAGAAGTACGTCATCTGCAACGCCGACGAGGGTGAACCCGGCACCTTCAAGGACCGGGCGCTGCTGACGCGATCACCTCTCGACGTGTTCATGGGGATGGTCATCGCGGCCTACGCGACCGGCAGTTCTCACGGGATCGTCTACCTCCGTGCCGAATACGTCTACCTGAAACGGTATCTGGAACGACAGCTTCAGCGACTCCGGGATGACGGCCTGCTCGGCTCCGATATCGGTGGCCGGACGGGATTCGATTTCGACATCCGTATCCAGATGGGTGCCGGCTCCTATGTGTGCGGTGAAGAGTCGGCGTTGATCGAGTCTTGCGAAGGCAAACGGGGTACGCCCCGGCTGAAACCACCCTTCCCGGTCCAACAGGGTTACCTCGGCAAACCGACCAGCGTCAACAACGTCGAGACTTTGGCTGCGGCAACCCGCGTCATCGAGGAAGGGGCGCAGTGGTTCCGCCGCATGGGCACCCCGGACTCGGCGGGCGCACGCCTGCTGAGCGTCGCCGGCGACTGCGACCGTCCCGGCGTATACGAGGTCCAATGGGGCATCACCCTCAATGAGGTGCTGATGATGGTCGGCGCGCGCGACGCCCGCGCCGTGCAGATCAGTGGCCCATCGGGGGAGTGTCTGTCGGTGGCCGTGGACGGCCGACGCCGCATCGCCTACGAAGACATCCCGTGCAATGGCGCTGTCACTGTCTTCAACGCCTCCCGTGACCTTTTGGACATCGCCAGGGACTACACGAAGTTCTTCGCCGAAGAATCCTGCGGCATTTGCGTTCCGTGCCGAGCCGGCACAGTCGACTTACACGACAAGCTGAGGCTCATCACCGTTGGCACGGCAGACCACGAGGATCTGGATGACCTGGCCGGTTGGGGTGCGGTGGTCAAGAGCGCCAGTCGGTGCGGCCTGGGGGTCACCGCGGCCAATCCCATTCTGACGACCATGCAGAAGTTTCCCGAGCTCTATCGAAAGAGGTTGCGCAGTCAAGAGCAGGCCCTCCTGCCGTCGTTCGATCTGGACGGTGCGCTGGCCGGGTACGACGAGGCAGTGGCCGAACTGGAGACGGACGGGACGGCATGA